The following proteins are encoded in a genomic region of Streptomyces lunaelactis:
- a CDS encoding TIR-like protein FxsC: MLGATGAGGDGSEPYFFLSYAHTPKNHPKDKDPNIWVERFYRDLCAHVLQLTSLPAGVPAGFLDQQMQPGEGWQERLSEALANCRVFVPLYSPRYFLSEQCGREWFVFSTRAVHHQARSNSNAVSGIVPALWVPVPAKQLPQPAERLQFNHATFGDDYADEGFYGLIKLRYLRDQYERAVYLLAKRIVSVAEQTRIAQGDPHQDYGAMPSAFGPPGPAREMEVSVLACSQSDLPQDRGPDCYGPRPRDWNPYHPKSSRPLADHAVDLVRNLDYRVRVGEFEADAERLLAADSPQAPGLLLLDRWALDAPHRRELVRRLCAEERPWFSVMIPWNREDPESRQREGELNRVTERSLAPRLEERSGHRTPSGGLPTLEAFSQELPGAVKAADRHYAAHARTYPPQGPSDPIPRVLPSGIGYGAGVPASTARDADQGKGNADKGQVSS; the protein is encoded by the coding sequence GTGCTTGGAGCCACGGGGGCCGGGGGAGATGGGTCGGAACCATACTTCTTCCTCAGCTACGCGCATACGCCGAAGAACCATCCCAAGGACAAGGACCCGAACATCTGGGTGGAGAGGTTCTACCGTGATCTGTGCGCCCATGTGCTGCAGCTGACCTCGCTGCCCGCCGGGGTACCGGCCGGGTTCCTGGACCAGCAGATGCAGCCCGGGGAGGGCTGGCAGGAGCGGCTCTCGGAGGCCCTGGCGAACTGCAGGGTCTTCGTTCCGCTCTACTCGCCGCGGTATTTCCTGAGTGAGCAGTGCGGCCGCGAATGGTTCGTGTTCTCCACGCGCGCGGTGCACCATCAGGCACGCAGCAACAGCAACGCGGTGAGCGGGATCGTGCCGGCGCTCTGGGTGCCCGTACCCGCGAAGCAGCTGCCGCAGCCCGCCGAGCGGCTGCAGTTCAACCACGCGACGTTCGGCGACGACTACGCCGACGAGGGGTTCTACGGACTGATCAAGCTCAGATATCTGCGGGACCAGTACGAGCGTGCCGTCTATCTCCTGGCGAAACGCATCGTCAGCGTGGCCGAACAGACCAGGATCGCCCAGGGTGACCCCCACCAGGACTACGGAGCCATGCCCAGCGCCTTCGGGCCGCCCGGCCCCGCACGGGAGATGGAGGTCTCCGTACTCGCCTGCTCGCAGTCCGACCTGCCGCAGGACCGTGGCCCCGACTGCTACGGCCCGCGCCCGCGCGACTGGAATCCGTACCATCCGAAATCGTCCAGGCCGCTCGCCGACCATGCCGTCGATCTCGTCCGGAACCTGGACTACCGGGTGCGCGTGGGGGAGTTCGAGGCGGATGCGGAGCGCCTGCTGGCCGCGGACTCACCGCAGGCGCCGGGTCTGCTGCTGCTGGACCGCTGGGCGCTCGACGCCCCGCACCGCAGGGAGCTGGTGCGGCGGCTGTGCGCCGAGGAGCGGCCGTGGTTCAGCGTCATGATCCCCTGGAACCGGGAGGACCCCGAATCCCGGCAGCGGGAGGGGGAGCTGAACAGGGTCACCGAGCGGTCACTGGCACCGCGGCTGGAGGAGAGGAGCGGCCATCGGACACCCAGCGGCGGACTTCCCACGCTGGAGGCCTTCAGCCAGGAGCTGCCGGGTGCCGTGAAGGCCGCGGACAGGCACTACGCGGCCCATGCGCGGACCTACCCGCCCCAGGGGCCCAGCGATCCGATCCCCCGGGTGCTTCCGTCGGGTATCGGCTACGGCGCCGGAGTCCCCGCATCCACCGCTCGCGACGCGGACCAGGGCAAGGGCAACGCCGACAAGGGGCAGGTGTCGTCATGA
- a CDS encoding FxsB family cyclophane-forming radical SAM/SPASM peptide maturase, translating into MDRPQPSLSQFVLKVHSRCDLACDHCYVYEHADSSWRGRPRAMSERVMEKTAERIAEHARAHRLSAVHVVLHGGEPLLAGPERLRKAAEELYGALDGWCALDLRIHTNGVLLDERFCELFAELGIKVGVSLDGDKASNDRHRRYADGRSSHPQVMRAVDLLNRPRYRPLFAGLLCTIDVENDPLAVYDALIALDAPRIDFLLPHATWDAPPPRPGVSATPYADWLDAVYQRWDGAGRPVPVRTFDSVLRTLRGESSLTESLGLAPADLVVIETDGTFEQADSLKTAYDGAPVTGMDVMANSLDEVLEHPGMLARQQGVEQLSDQCRACPVVTSCGGGLYAHRYRTGHGFDNPSVFCADLLELITNIRTREASAPARPAGSLSPEESAELDELATGFGSAETVGRLADAQLEVNWDLLAAVHERAPRGDKAAAAAWELLTELDRDAPDVLDAVVAHPYTRPWALRIVEGRAPATITTGLAELAAAGALRAGHGATVDVPTRDGVLRLPGMGAVILAHEATHAEVTAGAEGFTVRAAGRTLRIGWDEGADGLTPQWHPVRRAELPGWTVALEDTDPLRDSHQWPVAKRLSVGEAKMWAADLTEAWSLITRELPAYAPGVAVGLRAITPLHSPDGSDVSAASREAFGAVGAARPASSDLLALLIIHEFQHVKLGAVLDNHDLYDPADSRTYYAPWRNDPRPLAGLIQGTYAHIAVTDFWRVRRLTAVGQAARTAEAQFARWRLQTSEAVGVLAGSGVLTPLGERFVAGMASTVHGWSSEPVSAEALSEAGRAAERHRAGWHARNSIN; encoded by the coding sequence ATGGACCGGCCACAGCCGTCGTTGAGCCAATTTGTGCTGAAGGTGCATAGTCGATGTGATCTCGCCTGTGATCATTGCTACGTCTATGAGCACGCGGACTCGAGCTGGCGTGGTCGGCCCAGGGCAATGTCCGAAAGAGTCATGGAAAAGACGGCGGAACGAATCGCCGAGCATGCCAGAGCCCACCGGCTTTCAGCGGTCCACGTAGTGCTTCACGGCGGAGAGCCGTTGCTTGCCGGGCCGGAGCGGTTGCGCAAGGCCGCCGAGGAGCTGTACGGCGCATTGGACGGATGGTGCGCGCTGGATCTGCGCATCCACACCAACGGCGTACTGCTCGACGAGCGTTTCTGTGAGCTCTTCGCCGAACTGGGCATCAAAGTCGGCGTCTCGCTCGACGGTGACAAGGCGTCCAATGACCGGCACCGCCGCTATGCCGACGGCCGGAGCAGTCACCCGCAGGTGATGCGGGCAGTGGACCTGCTCAACCGCCCCAGGTACCGCCCGCTGTTCGCGGGACTGCTGTGCACCATCGATGTCGAGAACGATCCCCTTGCCGTCTACGACGCGCTGATCGCTCTCGATGCTCCGCGCATCGACTTCCTCCTGCCCCACGCGACCTGGGACGCACCGCCACCCCGGCCCGGGGTATCGGCGACGCCCTACGCGGACTGGCTGGACGCCGTCTACCAGCGGTGGGACGGCGCGGGACGGCCGGTCCCGGTGCGGACCTTCGACTCCGTACTGCGCACGCTGCGCGGCGAGAGCAGCCTCACCGAGTCGCTCGGCCTGGCGCCCGCGGATCTTGTGGTGATCGAGACCGACGGCACCTTCGAACAGGCTGACAGCCTCAAAACGGCCTACGACGGCGCTCCTGTCACCGGCATGGACGTCATGGCGAACTCCCTGGACGAGGTGCTCGAGCATCCCGGAATGCTCGCCCGCCAGCAGGGAGTTGAGCAGCTCAGCGATCAGTGCCGCGCCTGCCCGGTGGTCACGTCCTGCGGCGGTGGCCTCTACGCCCACCGCTACCGGACCGGACACGGATTCGACAATCCCTCCGTCTTCTGTGCCGATCTGCTGGAACTGATCACGAACATCCGCACCAGGGAAGCCTCCGCACCAGCCCGGCCGGCCGGCTCTCTCTCGCCCGAGGAATCGGCTGAACTCGACGAGCTGGCAACGGGGTTCGGAAGCGCGGAAACAGTGGGACGGTTGGCGGACGCCCAACTCGAGGTCAATTGGGATCTGTTGGCAGCGGTGCATGAACGTGCTCCGCGGGGCGACAAGGCGGCAGCGGCAGCCTGGGAGCTGCTGACCGAGCTGGACCGCGACGCCCCCGACGTACTGGACGCGGTGGTTGCTCACCCGTACACGCGACCCTGGGCGCTTCGTATTGTGGAGGGTCGGGCACCGGCGACCATCACGACCGGCCTTGCGGAGCTGGCGGCCGCCGGCGCGCTGCGGGCCGGGCACGGCGCCACCGTCGACGTTCCGACACGTGACGGGGTGCTGCGACTGCCGGGCATGGGCGCCGTGATTCTCGCCCACGAAGCCACCCACGCCGAGGTGACCGCGGGCGCCGAGGGCTTCACGGTACGGGCCGCGGGCCGGACGCTGAGGATCGGCTGGGACGAAGGGGCGGACGGGCTCACCCCGCAGTGGCATCCCGTGCGCCGCGCCGAACTGCCGGGCTGGACCGTGGCGCTGGAGGACACCGACCCGCTGCGCGACTCCCATCAGTGGCCCGTGGCAAAGCGTCTCTCCGTCGGTGAGGCCAAGATGTGGGCCGCGGACCTGACCGAGGCATGGTCACTGATCACGCGTGAACTGCCTGCCTATGCGCCGGGAGTGGCCGTCGGTCTCCGGGCCATCACACCGCTTCACTCTCCGGACGGCAGCGATGTCAGCGCCGCTTCCAGGGAGGCGTTCGGGGCGGTGGGGGCAGCCCGGCCCGCCTCGTCCGACCTGCTGGCGCTGCTGATCATCCATGAGTTCCAGCATGTGAAGCTGGGCGCGGTGCTCGACAATCACGACCTGTACGATCCAGCGGACAGCCGGACGTACTACGCGCCGTGGCGCAACGATCCAAGGCCGCTGGCCGGCTTGATTCAGGGTACGTACGCGCATATCGCGGTGACCGACTTCTGGCGTGTACGGCGCCTGACTGCGGTGGGGCAAGCCGCCAGGACCGCGGAGGCGCAGTTCGCCCGCTGGCGGCTGCAGACCTCCGAGGCGGTCGGGGTACTGGCCGGGTCCGGGGTGCTGACGCCCCTGGGCGAGCGGTTCGTGGCGGGAATGGCGAGCACGGTGCACGGATGGTCGAGTGAACCCGTCTCGGCCGAGGCGCTGTCCGAGGCCGGACGCGCCGCCGAGCGCCACCGCGCCGGCTGGCACGCCCGGAATTCGATCAACTGA
- a CDS encoding YbaK/EbsC family protein, whose translation MRAPIGDFDDARLAADCLELLPQPVADAVRAWHGDVPAEQLIHVDTAPEIADTAVFVEYYGRELLDVSANCVVVAGKRGGESMLAACVVLSSTRVDVNGVVRKQLGVRKASFAPMETAVSETGMEYGGITPIGLPAAWPLLVDSAVLDREWVLIGSGARRGKIILPGKAFADLPGVVIVDGLGRGQS comes from the coding sequence ATGCGCGCGCCCATCGGAGACTTCGACGACGCCCGGCTCGCCGCCGACTGCCTCGAGCTGCTGCCGCAGCCGGTCGCGGACGCGGTCCGCGCGTGGCACGGCGATGTCCCTGCCGAGCAGCTGATCCACGTCGACACCGCCCCGGAAATCGCGGACACCGCCGTCTTCGTGGAGTACTACGGTCGCGAACTGCTCGACGTGTCGGCGAACTGCGTGGTCGTCGCGGGCAAGCGGGGCGGGGAGTCCATGCTCGCCGCGTGCGTGGTCCTCTCCAGCACGCGCGTCGACGTCAACGGCGTCGTACGCAAGCAACTGGGCGTCCGCAAGGCTTCGTTCGCGCCGATGGAAACGGCTGTGAGCGAGACCGGCATGGAGTACGGCGGCATCACGCCCATCGGGCTGCCCGCCGCATGGCCCCTGCTGGTGGACTCCGCCGTCCTCGACCGTGAGTGGGTTCTCATCGGCAGCGGCGCCAGGCGCGGCAAGATCATCTTGCCCGGCAAGGCTTTCGCGGATCTGCCCGGTGTGGTGATTGTCGACGGCCTCGGCAGGGGCCAGTCTTGA
- a CDS encoding helix-turn-helix domain-containing protein, protein MSDLDQLTQSLARNLKRWRGERGFTLDALAARAGVSRGMIIQIEQARTNPSVGTTVKLADALGISITTLLDYEQGAQVRVVPPEQAVRMWSTSTGSYTTLLVGTEKRGPLELWAWRLMPGDSSASDPHPDGTVELLHVTAGELTLVVDGELHTVPAGASATFEANVPHAYRNDGEEEVEMTMAVSIPPAH, encoded by the coding sequence GTGTCGGACCTCGACCAGCTCACGCAGTCGCTCGCCCGTAACCTCAAGCGCTGGCGCGGCGAGCGAGGGTTCACCCTCGACGCCCTCGCGGCCCGGGCGGGGGTCAGCCGGGGCATGATCATCCAGATCGAGCAGGCGCGTACGAATCCGAGCGTCGGCACCACGGTGAAGCTCGCCGACGCGCTGGGGATCAGCATCACCACCCTCCTGGACTACGAGCAGGGCGCGCAGGTCCGCGTCGTACCCCCGGAGCAGGCCGTACGCATGTGGTCCACGTCAACGGGCAGCTACACCACCCTCCTGGTCGGCACCGAGAAGCGCGGGCCCCTCGAACTATGGGCCTGGCGGCTGATGCCCGGCGACAGCAGCGCATCCGATCCGCATCCGGACGGAACGGTCGAGCTGCTCCATGTCACCGCAGGTGAGCTCACGCTCGTCGTGGACGGCGAGCTCCATACCGTCCCGGCCGGGGCCTCTGCCACCTTCGAGGCCAACGTCCCGCACGCCTACCGCAACGACGGCGAGGAGGAGGTCGAGATGACCATGGCCGTCTCCATTCCGCCCGCGCACTGA
- a CDS encoding DMT family transporter, which yields MTALFALATSLLWGLADFGGGLLTRRTPALTVVVASQSTAVLVLGSIVVATGGFSEAGPLLWYAVAAGVVGPVAMLSFYKALALGPMGVVSPLGSLGVAVPVGVGLIIGERPGLLQFAGIAVAVAGIVLAGGPELRGAPVQRQAILLTLVAAFGFGAVMALISEASTTLTGLFLALFVQRVTNVTVGGAALYVSVKRGGRALPEDGGMRVIWSSLPALAFVGLADVAANGTYSIAAQHGPVTEAAVLANLYPVVTVIAALVLLKERLRVVQAAGAGLALVGTVLLASG from the coding sequence ATGACCGCACTCTTCGCCCTGGCCACCAGCCTGCTCTGGGGGCTGGCCGACTTCGGCGGCGGGCTGCTCACACGACGTACTCCGGCGCTCACCGTCGTCGTCGCCTCGCAGTCGACGGCAGTGCTGGTGCTGGGCTCGATCGTCGTCGCCACCGGCGGCTTCTCCGAAGCCGGGCCGCTGCTCTGGTACGCCGTGGCCGCGGGCGTGGTGGGCCCGGTGGCGATGCTGAGCTTCTACAAGGCGCTCGCGCTCGGTCCGATGGGCGTGGTCTCACCGCTCGGATCGCTGGGCGTCGCCGTGCCCGTCGGCGTCGGGCTGATCATCGGCGAGCGTCCGGGACTGCTCCAGTTCGCCGGTATCGCGGTGGCCGTGGCCGGCATCGTGCTGGCGGGCGGGCCCGAGCTGCGCGGTGCGCCGGTGCAGCGGCAGGCGATCCTGCTGACCCTGGTCGCCGCCTTCGGCTTCGGCGCCGTGATGGCGCTGATCTCCGAGGCCTCGACCACGCTCACCGGGCTCTTCCTCGCGCTGTTCGTACAGCGCGTCACCAATGTCACGGTCGGTGGCGCGGCGCTGTACGTCTCGGTGAAGCGCGGCGGACGGGCGCTGCCGGAGGACGGCGGGATGCGGGTGATCTGGTCCTCGCTCCCGGCGCTCGCCTTCGTGGGTCTCGCCGATGTCGCGGCCAACGGCACGTACTCCATCGCCGCGCAGCACGGCCCCGTCACCGAAGCCGCCGTACTCGCCAACCTCTACCCGGTCGTCACCGTCATCGCCGCGCTGGTGCTGCTCAAGGAGCGGCTGCGCGTGGTCCAGGCGGCCGGCGCCGGTCTCGCGCTGGTGGGGACGGTGCTGCTCGCGAGCGGTTAG
- a CDS encoding acyltransferase, with translation MPKNRNTFSSLSAWRRRFLASAVHCGWRWVQEAGAVTAEHPGRLSFRRLGSGTRLAFPQGTVFGEAWIELGDHCIIGEQVTLTAGMMPGLDLGADPILTLGDGVVLGRGSHVIADTRVTIGSDTYCGPYVYITSTNHSYDDPHQPVGKQWPRMEPVTIGPGCWLGTGAVVLPGARLGRNVVVAAGAVVRGEVPDHSVVAGAPARVVRSWDPVRGWEPPLRTPAPVPIPEGVTPAQLLALAELEPDTP, from the coding sequence GTGCCGAAGAACAGAAACACGTTCTCATCGCTCTCCGCCTGGCGGCGGCGCTTTCTCGCGTCCGCCGTCCATTGCGGCTGGCGCTGGGTGCAGGAGGCGGGCGCCGTCACCGCCGAGCACCCCGGACGCCTGAGTTTCCGGCGGCTCGGCTCCGGCACCCGGCTCGCCTTCCCGCAGGGCACCGTCTTCGGCGAGGCCTGGATCGAGCTCGGCGACCACTGCATCATCGGCGAGCAGGTCACGCTCACCGCCGGGATGATGCCGGGTCTCGACCTCGGCGCCGACCCCATCCTGACCCTGGGCGACGGGGTGGTGCTGGGGCGCGGCAGCCATGTCATCGCCGACACCAGGGTGACCATCGGCTCGGACACGTACTGCGGTCCGTACGTCTACATCACCTCGACCAACCACAGCTACGACGACCCGCACCAGCCTGTCGGCAAGCAGTGGCCGCGCATGGAACCGGTGACCATCGGCCCGGGTTGCTGGCTGGGGACCGGCGCGGTGGTCCTGCCCGGCGCGCGGCTCGGCCGCAACGTGGTGGTGGCCGCAGGTGCCGTCGTACGGGGAGAGGTTCCCGACCACTCGGTGGTGGCCGGAGCCCCCGCCAGGGTCGTACGGAGCTGGGATCCGGTCCGCGGCTGGGAGCCCCCGCTGCGTACGCCCGCTCCCGTGCCGATTCCGGAGGGCGTCACGCCCGCGCAGCTGCTGGCGCTGGCCGAACTGGAGCCGGACACCCCCTGA
- a CDS encoding gamma carbonic anhydrase family protein, with product MAERALISGVGGRDPKVDPEAFTAPTSVVVGDVTLAAGSSVWYQTVLRADCGPITIGANSNMQDNCTVHVDPGFPVTVGERVSVGHNAVLHGCTVEDDVLVGMGATVLNGAHIGAGSLIAAQALVPQGMRVPPGSLVAGVPAKVKRELTEEELEGIKLNAAVYVDLAKEHRAAHEQ from the coding sequence ATGGCGGAACGGGCATTGATCTCAGGCGTGGGCGGCAGGGACCCGAAGGTCGACCCTGAGGCGTTCACCGCGCCGACATCCGTGGTCGTCGGCGACGTCACGCTCGCCGCCGGGTCCAGCGTCTGGTACCAGACCGTACTGCGCGCCGACTGCGGGCCGATCACCATCGGCGCGAACAGCAACATGCAGGACAATTGCACGGTGCATGTCGACCCGGGCTTCCCGGTCACCGTCGGCGAGCGCGTCTCGGTCGGCCACAACGCCGTACTGCACGGCTGCACGGTCGAGGACGACGTACTGGTCGGCATGGGCGCCACCGTGCTCAACGGCGCGCACATCGGTGCCGGTTCACTGATCGCCGCGCAGGCGCTGGTGCCGCAGGGGATGCGCGTCCCGCCGGGCTCGCTGGTCGCGGGCGTGCCCGCCAAGGTCAAGCGGGAGCTGACCGAGGAGGAGCTGGAGGGCATCAAGCTCAACGCGGCGGTCTATGTGGACCTCGCCAAGGAGCACCGCGCGGCGCACGAGCAGTGA
- a CDS encoding DedA family protein: protein MHVQEWLETVPAVSIYILVGVVIGLESLGIPLPGEIVLVSSALLASQHGEINPYILGACATAGAIIGDSIGYAIGRKGGRPLLAWLGGKFPKHFGEAQIAMAERSFEKWGMWAVFFGRFVALLRIFAGPLAGVLRMPYWKFLIANVFGGILWAGGTTAVIYSVGVVAEAWLKRFSWLGLVLAVLIGLTSMLVLKSRAKKAAEQAEARPAAAEPEPVPAGD from the coding sequence TTGCACGTCCAGGAGTGGCTCGAGACCGTCCCCGCGGTCAGCATCTACATCCTGGTGGGTGTGGTCATCGGACTCGAGAGCCTCGGCATCCCGCTGCCGGGCGAGATCGTCCTCGTCAGCTCGGCGCTGCTCGCCTCGCAGCACGGCGAGATCAATCCGTACATCCTCGGCGCCTGTGCCACCGCCGGCGCGATCATCGGCGACTCGATCGGGTACGCCATCGGGCGCAAGGGCGGCCGGCCGCTGCTGGCCTGGCTCGGCGGGAAGTTCCCAAAACACTTCGGCGAAGCGCAGATCGCCATGGCCGAGCGGTCGTTCGAGAAGTGGGGCATGTGGGCCGTCTTCTTCGGCCGCTTCGTCGCCCTGCTGCGGATCTTCGCCGGGCCGCTCGCCGGCGTACTGCGCATGCCGTACTGGAAGTTCCTCATCGCCAATGTCTTCGGCGGGATCCTCTGGGCCGGTGGCACGACCGCGGTCATCTACTCCGTCGGCGTGGTCGCGGAGGCATGGCTCAAGCGGTTCTCCTGGCTCGGCCTGGTCCTCGCCGTGCTGATCGGGCTCACCTCGATGCTGGTGCTGAAGAGCCGCGCGAAGAAGGCCGCCGAGCAGGCGGAGGCTCGTCCGGCGGCGGCCGAGCCGGAGCCCGTGCCCGCGGGGGACTGA
- a CDS encoding DUF4442 domain-containing protein, protein MSVGEMLAATVPMARTLNLEFLETTAERAVVRMPDQADFHNHVGGPHAGAMFTLAETASGAIVIAAFGDQMTRAVPLAVKAEIGYKKLAMGVVTATATLGRPIADVVAELDAGERPEFPVNIEIQRADGAVTGVMTIVWTLRPNA, encoded by the coding sequence ATGTCCGTGGGCGAGATGCTCGCCGCCACCGTCCCCATGGCCAGGACCCTCAACCTGGAGTTCCTGGAGACCACCGCCGAGCGGGCCGTCGTCCGCATGCCCGACCAGGCCGACTTCCACAACCACGTCGGCGGACCGCACGCCGGAGCGATGTTCACGCTCGCCGAGACCGCGAGCGGGGCGATCGTCATCGCCGCCTTCGGGGACCAGATGACGCGCGCCGTACCGCTCGCCGTCAAGGCGGAGATCGGCTACAAGAAGCTGGCGATGGGCGTCGTCACGGCGACCGCCACCCTCGGCCGCCCGATCGCGGACGTCGTCGCGGAACTGGACGCGGGCGAGCGTCCTGAGTTCCCCGTCAACATCGAGATCCAGCGCGCGGACGGCGCGGTGACCGGTGTCATGACCATCGTGTGGACGCTCCGCCCCAACGCCTGA
- a CDS encoding MFS transporter translates to MTTAAPAPRRAGRPEWAGRNYTLLTAAAVVTNLGSHGALIAAAFAVLQSGGDGGDVGLVAAARTLPLVLFLLIGGAVADRLPRHRVMVAANTLNCLSQAAFAVLVLAGEAQLWQMMLLAGLGGAGHAFFSPASEGMLLSSVQGEQAGRAFALYRMAMHGAGIGGAALGGAMIAAIGPGWVLAVDAAAFAVAGSLRAFLDVSHIAPREPGEGMLADLREGWREVAGRPWLWSIVLQFAVVNAVVGAAEAVYGPLVARDSLGGPGPWGLALAAFGAGTVGGALVMMRWKPRRLLLAGTLCIFPLALPSAALALPLQVAPLVAVMFFSGVAVEVFGVSWMTALHQEIPEDKFSRVSAYDWLGSLALLPVATALAGPAESAFGRTASLWGCAGLIVLLTAAVLLVPDVRRLTRRTKSVAVAQPASGAASADAEGAVGRLG, encoded by the coding sequence GTGACGACTGCCGCCCCCGCTCCCCGCCGTGCCGGCCGCCCCGAATGGGCCGGCCGCAATTACACCCTGCTGACCGCCGCCGCGGTGGTGACCAACCTGGGCAGCCACGGCGCTCTGATCGCGGCGGCCTTCGCGGTGCTGCAGTCCGGCGGGGACGGCGGCGACGTGGGTCTGGTCGCGGCGGCCCGTACCCTCCCGCTCGTCCTCTTCCTGCTGATCGGGGGCGCGGTGGCCGACCGGCTGCCGCGGCACCGGGTGATGGTCGCGGCCAACACCCTCAACTGCCTTTCGCAGGCGGCCTTCGCGGTCCTGGTACTGGCCGGCGAGGCGCAGCTGTGGCAGATGATGCTGCTCGCCGGTCTCGGCGGTGCCGGTCACGCCTTCTTCTCCCCCGCCTCCGAGGGGATGCTGCTCTCCAGCGTCCAGGGCGAACAGGCCGGCCGCGCCTTCGCGCTCTACCGGATGGCGATGCACGGCGCCGGGATCGGCGGAGCGGCGCTCGGCGGGGCGATGATCGCCGCCATCGGTCCCGGCTGGGTGCTGGCCGTCGACGCGGCGGCGTTCGCCGTGGCCGGCTCGCTGCGGGCGTTCCTGGACGTCAGCCATATCGCTCCTCGTGAGCCCGGCGAGGGAATGCTGGCCGATCTGCGAGAGGGCTGGCGCGAGGTGGCCGGCCGGCCCTGGCTGTGGAGCATCGTGCTGCAGTTCGCGGTGGTCAACGCGGTCGTCGGCGCCGCTGAGGCCGTGTACGGACCACTGGTCGCCCGGGACAGTCTGGGCGGGCCAGGACCCTGGGGTCTGGCGCTGGCCGCCTTCGGTGCGGGCACCGTCGGCGGCGCTCTGGTGATGATGCGCTGGAAGCCGCGCCGGCTGCTGCTCGCCGGGACCCTGTGCATCTTCCCGCTGGCCCTTCCCTCGGCAGCGCTGGCGCTGCCGTTGCAGGTGGCTCCCCTGGTGGCGGTGATGTTCTTCAGCGGAGTCGCGGTCGAGGTCTTCGGTGTCTCGTGGATGACGGCGCTGCACCAGGAGATTCCCGAGGACAAGTTCTCCCGGGTCTCCGCGTACGACTGGCTCGGTTCGCTGGCGCTGCTTCCGGTGGCCACCGCCCTCGCGGGTCCGGCCGAGAGCGCGTTCGGGCGCACCGCGTCCCTCTGGGGGTGTGCGGGGCTGATCGTTCTGCTCACCGCCGCGGTGCTGCTGGTGCCCGATGTGCGGCGGCTGACCCGTCGTACGAAGTCGGTCGCTGTCGCGCAGCCCGCTTCCGGGGCCGCCTCAGCCGATGCTGAAGGCGCCGTCGGGCGGCTCGGGTGA
- a CDS encoding spermidine synthase translates to MNEQIPVIRDVDGGIAKLMPDVDRERAWLLTVDGAPQSYVDLDAPTHLEFEYVRRLAHIVDCAADEGAPLDLLHLGGGALTLPRYVAGTRPGSRQNVVEADRGLLALVAEHLPLPDGAGICVHGADARAFVEAAPADSADVLIADVFGGSRVPAHLTSVEYARAAERVLRPGGIYAANLADGAPFTFLRSQLATFAAVFDQLALIAEPAVLRGRRFGNAVLLASHAPIDAAALARRTASDAFPARLEDGSSLRRLIGDATAVRDAEAVASPEPPDGAFSIG, encoded by the coding sequence GTGAACGAGCAGATACCCGTCATCCGGGACGTCGACGGGGGCATCGCCAAGCTCATGCCCGATGTGGACCGGGAGCGTGCCTGGCTGCTGACCGTCGACGGCGCCCCCCAGTCGTACGTCGACCTGGACGCGCCCACGCATCTGGAGTTCGAGTATGTGCGCCGGCTCGCGCATATCGTCGACTGCGCGGCGGACGAGGGCGCTCCGCTCGATCTGCTGCACCTCGGCGGCGGGGCGCTGACCCTGCCCCGCTATGTGGCCGGGACGCGGCCCGGCTCGCGCCAGAACGTGGTGGAGGCGGACCGGGGGCTGCTGGCGCTGGTCGCCGAACACCTGCCCCTGCCGGACGGCGCCGGGATCTGCGTACACGGAGCCGACGCCCGCGCCTTTGTGGAAGCGGCGCCTGCGGACTCGGCGGATGTGCTGATCGCCGATGTCTTCGGCGGCTCACGGGTACCCGCGCATCTCACCTCGGTCGAGTACGCACGGGCCGCGGAGCGCGTCCTGCGGCCCGGCGGCATCTACGCCGCCAACCTCGCCGACGGCGCGCCGTTCACCTTCCTCCGCTCCCAACTGGCCACCTTCGCCGCGGTGTTCGATCAGCTCGCGCTGATCGCCGAACCGGCCGTGCTGCGCGGCCGCCGCTTCGGCAACGCCGTGCTCCTCGCCTCGCACGCGCCCATCGACGCGGCGGCCCTGGCCCGCCGCACCGCCTCCGACGCCTTCCCCGCCCGGCTCGAGGACGGCTCGTCGCTGCGGCGCCTCATAGGGGACGCGACCGCGGTACGGGACGCCGAAGCGGTGGCGTCACCCGAGCCGCCCGACGGCGCCTTCAGCATCGGCTGA